DNA from Candidatus Micrarchaeia archaeon:
AATTAAAAAGGAAAAAGATAGAAGCAATGAAAAAATAAATCACGAAGGAAGATTAGAAAATATAACTATGATTGATAAAGGTATTTTTGAAATAAATATGGATTCTATTATTAAAGATTTGATCATTTTAAAAGATTACAACGGTGTGTATTATGTGCGCCTTCCTTATTCTGTTGAAGAACAAAAAAATATATAAAACAAAGCTTTTTAAACTCAGAAAACCCAATTTAATTAACAATAGTTATGGGGTGTAACCTATGCCAGAATTAAAAAATAAAAAAAATGAAGAAGCAGATGAACAAAAAATTGAAAGAAATGAATTTAGAAATTTACTTGAACCTTTAAGTACAGGAAAAGGAAATAGAATAAGAGCTTCTCTAATAGAAAATCCAAAAAGAATAAAAAAAGAAAAAAGAGAAAGCTGGTGGGATTAAAAGGTTTAGAATATGGAATTAATACAAGATAGAACTCTTTTACTTGCTGTTTTATCTGAAATAACAACTAGATTCCCAGCACCTAAAATAGATACATTAAATACTAATTCTTTGATGCCAGATATACATTCAGTTAAAGAAAATAGAATTAAAGAATTTCAAAAATATATAGAAACA
Protein-coding regions in this window:
- a CDS encoding Zn-ribbon containing protein, whose protein sequence is MTYKCAVCGKILTNENQEECSCGSQIFVKIKKEKDRSNEKINHEGRLENITMIDKGIFEINMDSIIKDLIILKDYNGVYYVRLPYSVEEQKNI